Proteins encoded by one window of Cuniculiplasma divulgatum:
- a CDS encoding ABC transporter permease, whose amino-acid sequence MNRVSSLFKIEKQDRSDHGYKLTFRMLLKRKAFTVGFIILMVYSIIAILDVAVPQYLGAGYGLISQLTRFSSDTGSTPLPPTLKPSSMYGNGPAWWYYFGTTYDGIPILPAILSSLYIDLGYTGLVILVSSLSGLLIGTVSGYFGGAIDEALMRIMDAFISIPFYVTAIGLAILFSISLEANGTSFDGLDIISLALIISLFPIYARICRSATINHRRMRYMDAAKTSGLTPLRNAFSHVMPDAIAPVIVQITLNFGTVILFLSLIEYLNIQNIIGVSIYLPDLGNLIAQGSLLIKFIPGGFSNWWTTAIPVFFLLLIVVGVNIMGDSLRDSLDPERRWR is encoded by the coding sequence ATGAATAGAGTGAGCTCACTGTTTAAAATTGAAAAACAGGACAGGAGTGATCATGGATATAAACTAACCTTTAGAATGTTACTCAAGAGGAAGGCATTTACTGTGGGATTCATCATCCTTATGGTTTATTCCATAATAGCAATACTTGATGTGGCAGTCCCTCAATATTTGGGAGCTGGTTATGGCTTGATTTCACAGCTAACACGATTTTCTTCGGATACTGGATCTACACCGTTGCCGCCAACACTGAAACCATCCTCAATGTATGGTAATGGTCCAGCATGGTGGTATTATTTTGGGACTACCTACGACGGCATCCCAATACTTCCTGCCATTCTTTCGTCTTTGTATATAGATCTTGGATATACAGGTCTTGTAATTCTCGTTTCTTCACTTTCTGGATTACTTATAGGGACAGTATCAGGATATTTTGGAGGTGCGATTGATGAGGCACTTATGAGAATAATGGATGCATTCATCAGTATTCCTTTCTATGTTACCGCAATCGGTCTGGCTATTCTTTTTTCGATTTCTCTGGAAGCAAATGGCACATCATTTGATGGACTTGATATAATTTCACTTGCCCTCATAATATCTCTCTTCCCGATTTATGCAAGAATATGCAGATCGGCAACAATAAACCACAGAAGGATGAGATATATGGATGCAGCAAAAACCAGTGGGCTAACTCCCCTAAGGAATGCGTTCAGCCATGTTATGCCTGATGCCATTGCCCCTGTGATCGTCCAGATAACGCTCAACTTTGGGACAGTTATCCTGTTTCTTTCCCTGATTGAATACCTTAACATTCAGAATATTATTGGTGTATCAATCTACCTCCCTGATCTGGGTAATCTCATAGCTCAGGGTAGTCTGCTTATTAAGTTCATCCCTGGAGGGTTTTCTAACTGGTGGACAACAGCTATTCCAGTATTTTTCCTGCTTCTTATAGTTGTTGGAGTTAATATAATGGGTGACAGTCTAAGGGATTCACTTGATCCAGAAAGGAGGTGGAGATGA
- a CDS encoding oligopeptide/dipeptide ABC transporter ATP-binding protein: protein MDKSSSKSKAQISLSVENLITSLTVNGINYRSLDGISLTIKKGEVYGLTGESNSGKTLLAESIMNLIPENKGMVESGNVIFNKINTMYYHTGETRKSLFSIKKDKEVKKKKPKNYDKLMEELRGKRISYLMQDSFHSLNPSMTIGDHMVEVLMRHRIPEIGRNIIKKSKLTRDSFIDFLEEVKGIKVFKKRESMVVDYCKTNGLDSHISEVMEIVENDIDYEMPVSLLMDKVNPGLKEKQVRQIEKISDYYNLLSRIDMMKLEMCSSDLPERENLKLNIKTLERECNKKYFPLKISLLFSKRFMLKEFVKEARAYSIETMKSIGIERAESIFNKYHDQLPPGIRHLCLFGLAIIGDPDLMILDEPTSSMDTFTQTKLLDSVRKLSHSKGKTVLFITNEIALLAGIAGRLGIIYAGNLIEESTTLEIFNNSKHPFTIDYLSSSKVSMEGTENNVPLEFIQGEPPDLVNPPSGCKFHPRCKFAMDVCSVKVPGMIEVSRNHRVACFLYSDKTEVQ from the coding sequence ATGGATAAGTCTTCTTCTAAGAGTAAGGCACAGATTTCACTGAGTGTCGAGAACCTTATAACCTCCCTGACTGTTAATGGAATCAATTACAGATCACTCGATGGGATAAGCCTAACCATAAAAAAAGGGGAGGTTTACGGTTTAACAGGGGAGAGCAATTCTGGAAAAACTCTACTTGCTGAGAGTATAATGAATCTAATTCCTGAAAATAAAGGAATGGTCGAAAGCGGAAACGTAATATTCAACAAAATTAACACCATGTACTATCATACAGGAGAGACAAGAAAGTCACTTTTTTCAATAAAAAAGGACAAAGAAGTAAAGAAAAAGAAGCCAAAGAATTATGACAAACTTATGGAAGAACTGAGAGGAAAACGTATTTCTTATCTTATGCAGGATTCATTCCATTCACTAAATCCATCAATGACCATAGGAGATCACATGGTGGAAGTACTAATGAGGCACAGAATTCCGGAGATTGGTAGAAATATCATTAAAAAATCCAAATTAACAAGAGATTCTTTCATTGATTTCCTTGAGGAAGTAAAGGGTATTAAAGTCTTTAAAAAACGTGAATCTATGGTTGTAGATTACTGCAAGACTAATGGGCTAGACTCACATATTTCTGAAGTGATGGAAATAGTTGAAAATGATATAGATTATGAAATGCCCGTTTCTCTACTAATGGATAAGGTTAACCCAGGGCTGAAGGAAAAACAGGTCAGACAGATAGAAAAGATCTCTGACTATTATAATTTGCTTTCAAGAATAGATATGATGAAACTTGAGATGTGCTCATCTGATTTGCCGGAGCGGGAGAATTTAAAACTAAATATTAAAACTCTGGAGAGAGAGTGTAATAAGAAATATTTTCCTCTAAAGATCTCGTTATTGTTTAGTAAGAGATTCATGTTAAAGGAATTCGTAAAAGAAGCCAGGGCATATTCCATAGAGACCATGAAATCAATTGGAATTGAAAGGGCGGAGTCCATATTTAATAAATATCACGATCAGCTACCTCCGGGAATAAGACACTTATGTCTTTTTGGTCTCGCAATAATAGGAGACCCAGATCTTATGATACTGGATGAACCCACTTCGTCCATGGACACTTTTACCCAGACGAAGTTACTTGACTCTGTTAGAAAATTATCACATTCAAAGGGAAAGACAGTTCTTTTTATCACAAACGAGATTGCATTGCTTGCAGGAATAGCTGGAAGATTGGGAATAATCTATGCGGGGAACTTAATAGAGGAATCAACAACTCTTGAGATATTCAACAATTCAAAACACCCATTTACCATTGATTACCTCTCATCTTCAAAAGTCAGTATGGAAGGTACTGAAAATAATGTTCCTCTTGAATTCATACAGGGTGAACCGCCAGATCTGGTGAATCCACCCAGTGGATGCAAATTTCACCCCAGGTGCAAATTTGCAATGGATGTATGTTCAGTGAAGGTTCCGGGAATGATAGAAGTGTCAAGAAATCACAGGGTAGCCTGCTTTTTATATTCTGACAAAACGGAGGTTCAGTAA
- a CDS encoding oligopeptide/dipeptide ABC transporter ATP-binding protein has product MVDGKIVLYASHISYNTPKSDIFGMENSGIRILDDISFKLHEGESMGIIGESGSGKTALIDILLSLIKPTSGELFMDVTKEVGEELDEINRRIEKINELFIEKYGYNPDEEEIEGNDELDLLTERYEELCKELSIFRMNNREISKKRGYIQPVFQDVYSTLDPKKDIMSSLSEPLRYIQHINREEIGYRLQNIMTEVGIDEKSLSKYPVHLSESEKQKVAIMRALSVNPRIVVMDDPTAYLDVTMKIKLFNLINQRRSENGTSFIIASSNLSFISTFTQTVAVLCRGRIVEIGPSIDIFSNSLHPYTKALISSIPSSDPSIKIEGIALRKHGPDYEQIPKGCVFHSKCPNVMSNCGWSTEDIQPYIREIIDEYRLDDPASIPEIENIISDEGENLIEISFRDEENYDQNIVRRKIEELIEIRKQKPDGIKFGAIDFIEFEAENNNLIIQLIKPVLPKMIEVSEDHFVSCFMYTVDEEEKEPQN; this is encoded by the coding sequence ATGGTTGATGGTAAAATTGTGCTTTATGCCTCTCATATCTCCTATAATACTCCAAAAAGTGATATATTTGGTATGGAAAATTCAGGTATAAGAATACTTGATGATATATCATTTAAACTTCACGAGGGTGAATCCATGGGTATCATAGGAGAATCAGGAAGTGGAAAAACTGCACTTATTGATATTTTATTATCCCTAATTAAACCAACTTCTGGAGAATTATTCATGGATGTTACTAAGGAGGTTGGTGAAGAGCTAGATGAAATTAACAGGCGAATAGAAAAGATAAATGAACTTTTTATAGAAAAATATGGATATAATCCTGATGAAGAGGAGATAGAGGGAAATGATGAACTCGATCTTCTTACAGAGAGATATGAAGAATTGTGCAAAGAGCTCTCCATATTCAGGATGAATAATAGAGAGATAAGCAAAAAACGTGGATATATTCAACCAGTATTTCAGGATGTATATTCAACTCTTGATCCAAAAAAGGACATTATGAGTTCCCTGTCAGAACCCTTAAGGTACATCCAGCACATTAATCGTGAAGAAATAGGTTACAGGTTACAGAATATTATGACTGAAGTAGGAATAGATGAGAAATCACTTTCCAAATATCCAGTCCATCTTAGCGAGAGTGAGAAACAGAAAGTTGCCATTATGAGAGCATTATCAGTAAACCCCAGGATAGTTGTTATGGATGACCCTACAGCATATCTAGATGTCACAATGAAAATAAAGCTATTCAACCTTATAAATCAGAGAAGATCAGAGAATGGGACGTCATTTATAATAGCCAGTAGCAACCTAAGTTTTATCAGCACTTTCACACAAACTGTGGCAGTCTTATGCAGGGGGAGAATAGTAGAAATAGGTCCATCCATAGATATTTTCTCCAATTCGCTTCACCCTTACACAAAGGCACTGATTTCTTCCATTCCCAGTTCTGATCCGTCAATTAAAATTGAGGGCATAGCTCTTAGAAAACATGGACCTGACTATGAACAAATACCAAAGGGATGCGTATTCCATTCCAAATGCCCAAACGTTATGAGTAATTGTGGCTGGTCAACTGAGGATATTCAACCTTACATCAGAGAAATTATTGATGAATATAGACTTGATGATCCTGCTTCCATACCTGAAATTGAGAATATAATATCTGACGAGGGCGAAAATCTGATTGAAATTTCATTCAGGGATGAAGAGAATTATGATCAAAATATAGTGAGAAGAAAGATTGAGGAGCTTATTGAAATAAGAAAACAAAAACCTGATGGAATCAAATTTGGAGCAATTGATTTCATAGAGTTTGAGGCTGAGAATAATAATCTTATCATACAGTTGATAAAGCCGGTTTTACCAAAAATGATAGAGGTCTCAGAGGATCATTTTGTTTCATGTTTCATGTATACTGTAGATGAAGAAGAGAAAGAGCCCCAAAACTAA
- a CDS encoding 4Fe-4S binding protein, which translates to MNYDMWILGLIAGLMGIFTSYILYLSRTAENPLRKIITYILLAMMNGMLLGPSIYLSGVITISLEDAIVISAGLMAIEIIYPLILFVRSIEQEDIEIRISIPVIIFLTLLNEFLMSLDFNSIILSKTIFTIYGTSFVALISQTVSSFWFIFPMALEMGLTAIFTIRKGEKIAFIFIIFQSLVMFFTPTAIPQNTWISISVFAGGAVMTALLIFIFESLYRESYVNKNFSRYLLQILLIYGLMMIGVMIFQYESSVLIVSIAVLLEMIVYINAILRKNYFSGKGKVYWLANKEWSTLFLMDVFIAEFAMGATFDFQYYGTSFFINSLHLAVFSGSIINMITEFFYNTVVFVGGITGSSWFLIMMGFEMGSLVVFKIMKTRELENKIRLGLMIGAYGIYSILIPSFLVTNSRIYPFIGWSMGIGTAGGLAPALIIPMLLTYVISGSLSLLFGARQLCSVFCTAPLMYQGTFYDSMKKFNRTTPTAKKLSTGGERNLIYRVVSFTIYISLAVAALFSFLYHYHILNYEIYGTDPLFFMYIIIFDIMWYAVFLTMPYFGNYGCINTGYCHWGNFNRFVGKYGLFKLKVKDPSQCVTCKTKDCALACPVGLSSQPGSFISQGQFKNSRCVGVGDCVEACPYENIFFYDVRNFLKEKVMKKE; encoded by the coding sequence ATGAACTATGATATGTGGATACTGGGACTTATTGCGGGTCTCATGGGAATATTCACATCATATATTTTGTATTTGTCAAGAACTGCTGAAAACCCTCTGAGAAAAATTATCACATACATATTGCTGGCAATGATGAACGGAATGTTGCTCGGTCCTTCGATATATCTTTCAGGAGTTATCACAATCTCACTGGAAGATGCAATTGTCATCTCAGCAGGGCTGATGGCAATAGAAATCATATACCCACTGATCCTCTTTGTACGTTCAATTGAACAGGAAGATATTGAAATAAGAATAAGCATACCAGTCATAATATTTCTCACATTACTGAATGAATTTCTGATGAGTCTTGATTTTAATTCAATAATCCTATCAAAAACAATATTTACGATTTATGGAACAAGTTTTGTGGCATTAATCTCTCAAACGGTTTCATCATTCTGGTTCATTTTTCCCATGGCACTGGAAATGGGACTAACCGCAATTTTCACAATAAGAAAAGGGGAAAAGATAGCATTCATTTTCATAATTTTTCAGTCACTGGTCATGTTTTTCACACCAACTGCTATCCCTCAAAATACATGGATCAGCATTTCAGTGTTCGCTGGTGGCGCAGTAATGACTGCCCTTCTCATATTCATTTTCGAAAGTCTCTACAGGGAAAGTTATGTCAATAAGAATTTTTCAAGATATCTATTACAGATATTGCTGATCTACGGCCTCATGATGATTGGGGTAATGATTTTTCAGTACGAATCATCAGTTTTAATTGTATCTATCGCGGTTCTTCTTGAAATGATTGTATATATCAATGCAATTCTTAGAAAGAATTATTTTAGTGGCAAGGGAAAAGTTTACTGGCTTGCTAATAAAGAGTGGTCAACGCTCTTCCTTATGGATGTTTTTATTGCTGAATTTGCAATGGGAGCAACATTTGATTTTCAATATTATGGAACGTCATTCTTCATAAACAGTCTCCATCTTGCTGTTTTTTCTGGAAGTATCATCAATATGATTACAGAATTCTTCTATAATACAGTTGTATTTGTAGGTGGTATTACAGGTTCCTCATGGTTTCTCATAATGATGGGATTTGAAATGGGTTCCCTGGTAGTTTTCAAAATAATGAAAACAAGAGAACTTGAAAACAAAATCAGGTTAGGACTGATGATTGGTGCCTATGGTATCTACTCAATCCTTATACCAAGCTTCCTTGTAACAAACTCCAGGATATACCCCTTTATTGGGTGGTCCATGGGAATAGGCACAGCTGGAGGGCTTGCTCCAGCTCTAATAATACCTATGCTTCTTACTTACGTTATAAGTGGTTCATTATCACTTCTCTTTGGTGCAAGGCAACTGTGTTCAGTATTCTGTACAGCTCCACTTATGTATCAGGGCACTTTTTACGATTCTATGAAGAAATTTAACAGGACAACACCTACTGCCAAAAAATTGAGCACTGGGGGAGAAAGAAATCTTATTTACAGGGTAGTTTCATTTACAATCTATATCTCTCTGGCAGTTGCTGCCCTTTTCTCCTTCTTATATCATTATCATATCCTAAACTACGAAATTTACGGTACTGATCCTCTTTTTTTCATGTACATAATTATATTTGACATAATGTGGTACGCAGTTTTCCTCACGATGCCATATTTCGGAAATTATGGATGTATTAACACAGGTTACTGCCACTGGGGAAATTTCAATCGCTTTGTTGGAAAATATGGGCTTTTTAAACTAAAGGTTAAGGATCCTAGTCAGTGTGTAACATGTAAGACAAAAGACTGTGCTCTTGCATGCCCAGTAGGGTTATCATCCCAGCCAGGCAGTTTTATATCCCAAGGACAGTTCAAGAATTCAAGATGCGTTGGCGTAGGAGATTGCGTAGAGGCATGCCCATATGAAAATATATTCTTCTATGATGTTAGAAATTTCCTAAAAGAAAAGGTAATGAAGAAAGAGTGA
- the arsB gene encoding arsenical efflux pump membrane protein ArsB, with translation MNLVDFIISLGIFIFTLSLVIKKPKGIQIGYSASIGAIITVLAGFTTFVDFLNVVSIVWNATLTFVSVVIIALVFDEAGVFEYLATKILNYSGGSGKRLFILVILVGSFISAFFANDGTALVLTPVIVALLYRIGLDKKAIFAYIMAVGFIADSASIPFLVSNLVNIIAATYFGIDFFPYMEVMIVPDLVSIIASLLFLLIYFRKSIPVKIPKKVEFKNEDIKDPVIFKLFFPVIISLVVLYSVGGIYNIPVSIVAMPAAVFMLLLARKNRKIDYVKPVKEAPWQIILFSLGMYIVVYALATNGMVFYMAKAVGYFQSFPFGMNFVMTGFLFAFTASIMNNLPSVLLGDLTLQHLHISGIILLTNAIGNDIGPKFTPIGSLATLVWLYMLDRKAKIKINTIEYMKLGLIVGIPVLFITLMTLYVESIIVL, from the coding sequence GTGAACTTAGTTGATTTCATCATAAGTCTTGGAATTTTCATATTTACCCTAAGTCTTGTAATTAAGAAGCCAAAGGGAATTCAAATTGGATACTCAGCATCAATCGGAGCAATAATAACAGTTTTAGCTGGTTTCACAACATTTGTGGATTTCTTAAATGTTGTATCGATTGTCTGGAACGCAACCCTGACATTTGTATCCGTCGTGATTATAGCACTGGTATTTGATGAAGCAGGGGTTTTCGAATATCTTGCGACAAAGATACTCAATTATTCAGGTGGATCGGGAAAGAGATTATTCATACTAGTAATCCTGGTGGGATCTTTTATTTCAGCCTTTTTTGCCAACGATGGTACGGCCCTCGTTTTAACCCCGGTGATAGTGGCCCTTCTGTACAGGATAGGTCTTGATAAGAAAGCTATATTCGCTTATATAATGGCAGTTGGCTTCATAGCTGACTCTGCCAGTATCCCATTTCTGGTTAGTAATCTTGTAAATATTATAGCAGCCACATATTTTGGAATAGATTTCTTTCCTTATATGGAGGTAATGATAGTCCCCGATCTGGTGAGCATTATTGCGAGCCTCCTATTTCTTTTAATCTATTTCAGAAAGTCAATACCCGTTAAAATCCCAAAAAAAGTTGAGTTCAAGAATGAGGATATCAAAGATCCTGTAATTTTTAAACTTTTCTTTCCAGTAATCATTAGTCTTGTGGTATTATATTCAGTAGGTGGAATCTATAATATTCCAGTCTCAATAGTTGCCATGCCGGCAGCAGTTTTCATGTTGCTACTTGCAAGAAAAAACAGAAAAATAGATTATGTAAAGCCTGTGAAAGAAGCCCCATGGCAGATTATCCTTTTCTCTCTTGGAATGTACATAGTGGTCTATGCACTTGCAACAAATGGGATGGTTTTTTACATGGCAAAGGCAGTAGGGTACTTTCAATCATTCCCCTTTGGTATGAATTTTGTTATGACTGGATTCCTGTTTGCATTCACAGCCTCTATAATGAATAATCTTCCTTCAGTATTGCTGGGTGATCTTACACTACAGCATCTTCACATATCTGGAATAATTCTACTGACAAATGCAATAGGCAATGACATAGGGCCAAAATTTACACCCATAGGATCTCTGGCGACTCTCGTATGGCTATATATGCTGGATCGAAAGGCCAAGATAAAGATAAATACGATTGAATATATGAAACTGGGACTTATTGTAGGTATTCCCGTTCTGTTTATTACGCTGATGACACTTTACGTGGAAAGTATTATCGTTCTCTAA
- a CDS encoding arsenate reductase ArsC, giving the protein MNKNRILFLCVENSARSKMAEAYGNHIGLTCKSAGTLPGTSINPLAIEVMEELGIHINLTLPKKMDAEMLQWADMVIIMGCSAEDSCPAPLVAGLKKKMVDWELEDPKGKSLEEVRSIRDQIIKKVGELSSELS; this is encoded by the coding sequence ATGAATAAAAACCGAATACTTTTCCTGTGTGTTGAGAATTCAGCCAGAAGCAAAATGGCTGAGGCCTATGGAAATCATATTGGATTAACTTGCAAAAGTGCAGGAACATTGCCCGGGACTAGTATTAACCCGTTGGCAATTGAGGTAATGGAAGAACTTGGAATTCATATTAATTTAACCCTCCCGAAAAAGATGGATGCAGAAATGCTTCAATGGGCCGATATGGTGATCATAATGGGATGTTCAGCAGAAGACTCATGTCCAGCTCCTTTGGTTGCTGGACTTAAGAAAAAAATGGTAGACTGGGAATTAGAGGACCCTAAGGGAAAATCTCTGGAAGAGGTAAGGAGCATTAGGGATCAAATCATTAAAAAGGTCGGGGAACTGTCAAGTGAACTTAGTTGA
- a CDS encoding ArsR/SmtB family transcription factor, whose amino-acid sequence MNVETCRKIDQEKLLELRQFVSENKFVSNIRTEEMMFRALSDGKRLLFIHLLEKMELCVCDISAITDSPQPTVSNEIKELFRSGLLNRRKDGRWIYYKTSAIGSKILKGSLNE is encoded by the coding sequence ATGAATGTTGAAACTTGTAGAAAAATTGACCAAGAGAAACTTCTGGAGCTTAGGCAATTTGTATCTGAAAATAAGTTTGTCTCAAATATTCGTACGGAAGAAATGATGTTCAGAGCATTGTCCGATGGAAAAAGACTCTTGTTTATCCATTTGCTTGAAAAAATGGAGTTATGTGTATGTGATATTTCAGCCATAACCGATTCACCACAGCCAACTGTATCAAATGAAATAAAAGAACTTTTTAGAAGTGGGTTGTTGAACAGAAGAAAAGATGGAAGGTGGATTTATTACAAAACCAGTGCAATAGGATCTAAAATTTTGAAAGGTTCATTAAATGAATAA
- a CDS encoding ABC transporter permease, translated as MVKKGMNGISFKGKRCKNKIINTFINTVRKKSFIAMIIFIIIIMSITAFAYSPKNKKSIGAQERGFITYDYENGTYNFGIYYYHATSGIPFNNEKCFLEVGPTDKANCNFTSGSIIHRLNFTIKNGYAFTSFRSNKAYRVFSPIAKYGSEPEIIVPVNSTPVNTTYYFPVYDCALAYKGSLEIINVNVFPEYTKTMDYRLLLSNGKIINLGESGGFTHETLSISYNFTHGNAWGLLEHRVNGSWVTSHLSIPRDYGISNGTDKINNKTYQLFYILPSEGTVNSEFIGEISTVLSLFLILFEALTIIFIVGFPVSDGQTDFILSLPVKRWNIYAGKYLALATANFLAVLATFLTSYLSSIYLLGTFLTKFGSLYVFSDLFMVGMSASSLTFFLISGTKNKAKQLIYPLTLILFLFYGFSRISLFFTRLVPFSTIRSDLLLTPNITYISIISPINAFQKLSINANTVGFTFIEVFTASLIWTIIFYLLGEIQFGRLES; from the coding sequence TTGGTCAAAAAAGGAATGAATGGAATTTCATTTAAGGGAAAGAGGTGCAAAAACAAGATAATAAATACTTTTATCAACACAGTCCGAAAAAAAAGCTTCATTGCAATGATTATTTTTATAATTATAATAATGTCTATTACTGCCTTTGCTTACTCTCCAAAAAATAAGAAATCCATCGGGGCGCAGGAAAGAGGTTTTATTACTTATGATTACGAAAATGGTACATATAACTTTGGCATATATTATTATCATGCGACTAGCGGGATTCCATTCAATAATGAGAAGTGTTTCCTTGAGGTTGGTCCAACAGATAAGGCAAACTGCAATTTCACTTCGGGCAGCATTATTCACCGTCTTAATTTTACAATAAAGAATGGATATGCATTTACTTCGTTTCGATCTAATAAAGCTTATCGTGTCTTTTCACCAATTGCAAAATACGGCTCTGAGCCAGAAATTATTGTGCCGGTAAATTCTACACCAGTAAACACTACTTATTACTTTCCAGTTTATGATTGTGCATTGGCGTACAAGGGATCTCTTGAAATAATTAATGTAAATGTATTCCCTGAATATACAAAAACAATGGATTATCGTCTTCTCCTCTCTAATGGTAAAATCATAAATCTAGGGGAGAGTGGGGGTTTTACTCACGAGACATTATCTATCTCATATAATTTTACCCACGGAAATGCATGGGGATTACTAGAACATCGCGTAAATGGATCATGGGTAACGTCTCATCTATCCATACCTAGAGATTATGGAATAAGTAACGGCACAGATAAGATCAATAATAAAACATATCAGTTGTTCTACATACTTCCATCAGAAGGTACAGTGAATTCAGAATTCATTGGAGAGATATCTACTGTGTTATCCCTGTTTCTAATTTTATTTGAGGCTCTTACAATAATATTTATAGTAGGTTTTCCCGTAAGCGATGGTCAAACTGATTTTATTCTCTCTCTACCCGTGAAGAGATGGAATATTTATGCTGGTAAATACCTGGCTTTAGCAACAGCAAATTTCCTTGCAGTTTTGGCGACATTCCTAACATCCTATCTGTCATCAATATATCTCCTTGGAACATTTTTGACAAAATTTGGTTCTCTTTATGTTTTTAGCGATCTTTTCATGGTTGGCATGTCAGCTTCATCCCTAACTTTTTTTCTTATTAGCGGAACGAAAAACAAGGCCAAACAGCTCATTTATCCACTGACTCTCATTCTATTCCTTTTCTACGGTTTTAGTAGAATATCTTTGTTCTTTACGAGGTTAGTTCCTTTCAGCACTATTAGGAGTGACTTACTCCTCACTCCAAATATAACTTATATCTCTATCATTAGCCCTATAAATGCTTTTCAGAAATTAAGTATAAACGCAAATACAGTAGGTTTTACATTCATAGAAGTTTTTACAGCTAGCTTGATTTGGACTATCATATTCTATCTATTAGGGGAAATCCAATTTGGAAGGCTAGAATCTTAG